From the Solibacillus sp. FSL R5-0449 genome, one window contains:
- a CDS encoding AAA family ATPase, protein MKRLVIMTVGKTHSGKTTFAYALEKQLNNSIVIDQDNHAEFLNTIYKKLQRDEGPNILKHALSKLIVDYAKAHTDYHFIICNSNRSINGREYLLQQVYPPTAFVRILVHFNLSDEVLHSRIKHSARSTAIFRGPITNFEELLIKQNLESLKEEIVDPSENEADYLFVINEEKDIDLVIQSIIHIAQTSL, encoded by the coding sequence ATGAAAAGATTAGTAATTATGACAGTGGGCAAAACTCATTCCGGAAAAACTACATTTGCTTATGCTTTAGAAAAACAATTAAATAATTCGATTGTGATCGATCAGGACAACCACGCTGAATTTCTAAATACTATTTATAAGAAGCTGCAAAGGGATGAAGGACCCAATATCCTTAAACATGCGCTCTCTAAGTTAATTGTCGATTATGCCAAAGCACATACAGATTATCATTTTATTATTTGCAACTCGAATCGGAGCATTAATGGTCGAGAATATTTACTACAGCAAGTATACCCACCAACAGCCTTTGTCCGGATATTGGTTCACTTTAATCTATCAGATGAGGTACTCCATTCCAGAATCAAACATAGTGCAAGAAGTACAGCTATATTTAGAGGTCCAATTACAAATTTTGAAGAATTGCTTATTAAACAAAATCTGGAATCTCTAAAAGAAGAAATAGTAGATCCTTCAGAAAACGAGGCCGACTATTTGTTTGTAATTAACGAAGAAAAGGATATCGATTTAGTGATACAAAGTATAATACATATTGCCCAAACGAGCTTGTAG
- a CDS encoding M48 family metallopeptidase produces the protein MTKKWGLMAVIGFGLYVVAMYLYFFLGQNSGIPAALQGTAADPSTFLTTQELLLSEELSKTRNFLFFITTPLEWLLYFVILITGISRLFEKWSAKQFKWSIFRTAMYLFFLSLLLFILQFPLDYYRYTLSKSYGISTQIFSSWMRENIIDFWLDFGMSVIIIAVLYWLIRKSPKKWWLYAWALTVPFSIFLMFIQPVVIDPIYNDFSPLTDKELETKILSLAEEADIPSDHVFEVNMSEKTNALNAYVTGIGDNSRIVLWDTTLNRLTHDEILFIMAHEMGHYLLKDIYINIAVYLIMTLIGLWLIAKIMPRIIHRYGSILKIKEMGNLNSLPLFLIISSFLLFFSSPLSNAISRYQENRADEFAIELVENPEAAISSFQQLTKAGLSEVNPPVLVKWFRYTHPPMLERINNIAEEIDED, from the coding sequence ATGACAAAAAAATGGGGTTTAATGGCTGTCATTGGATTTGGTCTGTATGTAGTGGCAATGTATCTGTATTTTTTCCTTGGACAAAATAGTGGAATTCCAGCCGCTCTTCAAGGAACAGCAGCTGACCCAAGCACTTTTCTTACAACGCAAGAACTGCTGCTAAGTGAAGAATTATCAAAGACAAGGAATTTCCTGTTCTTTATTACGACGCCATTGGAATGGCTGCTTTACTTCGTTATTTTAATTACGGGTATATCACGTCTGTTTGAGAAATGGAGTGCTAAACAATTTAAATGGTCCATTTTCAGAACAGCAATGTATCTGTTTTTCCTTTCTTTGTTGTTATTCATCCTCCAATTTCCACTGGATTATTACCGTTATACGCTTAGTAAAAGCTATGGAATCAGTACACAAATTTTTTCTTCATGGATGAGGGAAAATATCATCGATTTTTGGCTGGATTTTGGGATGTCGGTCATCATCATAGCAGTTCTTTACTGGCTAATTAGAAAAAGTCCTAAAAAATGGTGGCTCTATGCATGGGCTTTAACAGTACCGTTTTCAATCTTCCTGATGTTTATTCAACCTGTCGTCATCGATCCGATCTACAATGATTTTTCTCCGTTAACAGACAAGGAGTTAGAGACGAAAATTCTATCTTTGGCAGAAGAGGCAGATATCCCATCTGACCATGTGTTTGAAGTGAATATGTCGGAGAAAACAAATGCTTTAAATGCCTATGTGACTGGAATCGGCGATAATTCACGGATTGTGCTGTGGGATACGACGTTAAACCGGTTAACACATGATGAAATTCTGTTTATCATGGCACATGAGATGGGGCATTATTTGCTGAAGGATATTTATATTAATATCGCGGTCTATTTAATTATGACGCTCATTGGACTTTGGCTGATCGCAAAAATCATGCCTAGGATAATTCACCGTTACGGATCGATCCTGAAAATTAAAGAAATGGGCAATTTGAATTCATTGCCGCTGTTTTTAATAATCTCATCCTTTTTACTATTCTTCTCTAGCCCATTGTCCAATGCGATTTCACGTTATCAGGAAAACCGTGCTGATGAATTTGCGATAGAGCTTGTGGAAAATCCTGAAGCAGCGATTTCATCGTTTCAACAGCTGACGAAAGCCGGTCTTAGTGAAGTGAATCCGCCGGTACTTGTGAAATGGTTCCGCTATACTCATCCGCCAATGTTGGAAAGAATCAATAACATTGCAGAAGAAATTGATGAAGATTAA
- a CDS encoding DUF6366 family protein translates to MNKEQETPEARRERLRQQELKRNPAAMHGGGLQDLIGDLGWKGTGILIFIIIIAIVIYLAFFN, encoded by the coding sequence ATGAATAAAGAACAAGAAACTCCAGAAGCAAGAAGAGAACGATTAAGACAGCAAGAATTAAAGAGAAACCCGGCAGCAATGCACGGTGGGGGCCTTCAAGATTTAATCGGGGATTTAGGGTGGAAAGGGACAGGAATCCTTATTTTTATAATCATTATCGCCATTGTAATTTATTTAGCATTTTTCAATTAA
- a CDS encoding protein kinase produces MNIFKVVENIEELLKQAEMIGIGSTRKVYRFEDIVIKTFLHPIGYDQSKNEFEMYKFLEMQGLEKHLAPILFLSESYVVQPFFEQLPLNNHCSYDIDLEKDPRITKDLKTAIQIIDQELDGFDFKDSGNYGLDEEGNLVLIDYGMTKNLYEEQWVPLAEAGTLPQIRFEKCRVCNVEKELRMYGENDADHRCTTCGKDY; encoded by the coding sequence ATGAATATTTTCAAAGTAGTAGAGAATATAGAAGAATTGCTTAAACAAGCTGAAATGATCGGAATCGGCTCAACGAGAAAAGTTTATCGTTTTGAAGACATTGTCATAAAGACTTTTTTACATCCGATCGGGTATGACCAAAGTAAAAATGAATTTGAAATGTACAAATTCTTGGAAATGCAGGGTCTGGAAAAACATCTTGCACCCATACTTTTTTTGAGTGAGAGCTATGTCGTTCAGCCTTTTTTTGAGCAACTCCCATTAAACAATCATTGCTCATACGATATCGATTTGGAGAAAGACCCCAGAATAACGAAAGATTTAAAAACCGCAATCCAGATTATTGATCAAGAACTCGACGGCTTTGATTTTAAAGATAGCGGAAATTACGGATTAGATGAAGAGGGAAATCTGGTTTTAATCGACTATGGGATGACTAAAAATTTGTATGAAGAACAATGGGTACCATTAGCAGAAGCGGGGACATTGCCTCAAATACGATTTGAAAAGTGCCGTGTTTGTAACGTAGAAAAGGAACTTCGGATGTATGGCGAAAATGATGCAGATCATCGATGTACTACTTGCGGGAAAGATTACTAA
- a CDS encoding VUT family protein → MRVLLYLVSIVTANVVTARFMPLEFGIFLVPMGSFFIGATFIFRDLVQNKYGRKKTYLFIFLALVLSAVVSFSLGDTLVIVAASALSFLVAETTDTEIYTRLKLPMAWRVFYSGIVGGLLDSVIFVVVGLSPMGAGFIPWVAVPAAIVGQVIVKIVMQMIGAAFLAQGLVYKEKRLSKMSA, encoded by the coding sequence ATAAGAGTTTTACTTTATTTAGTATCAATTGTTACGGCAAATGTCGTAACCGCGAGATTTATGCCACTTGAATTCGGGATATTTCTTGTACCGATGGGCTCCTTCTTTATTGGGGCGACATTTATTTTCCGAGACCTTGTTCAAAATAAATATGGCCGCAAAAAAACATACCTCTTTATTTTCCTGGCGTTAGTCTTATCAGCTGTGGTGTCCTTTTCATTAGGAGATACATTAGTCATCGTTGCAGCTTCCGCCTTGTCATTTTTAGTAGCTGAAACGACAGATACAGAAATTTATACACGTTTAAAATTACCGATGGCGTGGCGTGTGTTTTATAGTGGAATTGTAGGCGGCTTGTTAGACTCAGTTATTTTTGTCGTTGTCGGCTTAAGTCCAATGGGCGCAGGCTTTATCCCTTGGGTAGCCGTCCCTGCCGCTATAGTGGGTCAAGTGATTGTAAAAATAGTCATGCAAATGATTGGCGCGGCTTTTTTAGCGCAAGGTTTAGTGTATAAAGAAAAGCGTCTATCTAAAATGTCCGCCTGA
- a CDS encoding VOC family protein yields MNIEHITMYASNFEATKQFYIAKLEFPLHSEESDRFTILVGGTAVTFTKAPLNENPFYHFAFDIPSNQFEEAKAWTKGKVTLSKEQGKDEVYFEGIDAKSIYFEDPAGNIVEFICRFSDAKQNTTPFNASSLQKVSEMSIVVKDKLKSASAFHEVSIFERDHKEISAEGLTFMGAREDASYLLFVNEGRTWFFSNKKAEVFPLEVLLTDGVLLKIDGKLELVSSNRD; encoded by the coding sequence ATGAATATTGAACATATAACGATGTACGCTTCTAACTTTGAAGCAACAAAACAATTTTATATAGCCAAACTAGAATTCCCTCTACATTCAGAAGAGTCGGATCGCTTTACAATACTTGTGGGAGGTACAGCAGTTACGTTCACCAAGGCCCCATTGAACGAAAATCCATTTTATCATTTTGCTTTTGATATCCCTTCAAATCAGTTTGAAGAAGCAAAAGCATGGACCAAAGGAAAAGTTACATTATCAAAAGAACAAGGTAAAGATGAAGTTTACTTTGAAGGTATTGACGCGAAATCCATCTATTTTGAGGATCCTGCAGGAAATATAGTCGAATTTATTTGCCGCTTTTCCGATGCAAAGCAAAATACAACACCGTTTAACGCTTCATCGCTTCAAAAAGTGTCGGAGATGAGTATTGTGGTAAAGGATAAATTAAAATCAGCATCAGCGTTTCACGAGGTTTCAATTTTTGAACGGGACCATAAAGAAATATCGGCTGAAGGGTTAACATTTATGGGCGCAAGGGAAGATGCATCCTATCTTTTGTTTGTTAATGAAGGCCGCACATGGTTCTTCTCAAATAAGAAGGCTGAAGTTTTCCCGTTAGAGGTTTTATTAACGGATGGAGTATTACTGAAAATAGACGGGAAACTGGAATTGGTGAGTTCGAATCGGGATTAA
- a CDS encoding DUF3139 domain-containing protein — translation MPKKFKVVLLFLIFVLGIILARFIYIKANEHIYANRVTDYLVNEMEYNESEIASVEGVYGFKLPKFYVVVTFTNEPYIEYVYFAHDRVLQFEYQIIDNKFKGITKEDLRNYDPNGSIN, via the coding sequence ATGCCAAAAAAATTTAAAGTAGTTTTATTATTTCTTATTTTTGTGCTAGGTATCATTCTCGCTCGGTTTATTTATATTAAAGCGAATGAACACATTTATGCAAATAGAGTTACGGACTATCTTGTGAATGAAATGGAATATAATGAAAGTGAAATAGCATCGGTGGAAGGTGTTTATGGATTTAAGTTGCCTAAGTTTTATGTAGTTGTAACCTTTACAAATGAACCTTATATTGAATATGTTTACTTTGCACATGATAGAGTTCTGCAGTTCGAATATCAAATAATTGATAATAAATTCAAAGGAATAACGAAAGAGGATTTACGCAATTATGATCCAAACGGTTCGATTAATTAA
- a CDS encoding DUF4440 domain-containing protein, which translates to MANKSALERNIFHLENKLLLPEIRTSKEELTSLLSDDFFEFGSSGKVLYKDQEINEATLGIVQMTMSDFEIHSLSEEIVLATYRIYNELNNQHSLRSSIWKLVEGHWKMQFHQGTKIPQ; encoded by the coding sequence GTGGCGAATAAATCAGCATTAGAAAGAAATATATTTCATCTTGAAAACAAGTTGTTGTTACCTGAAATTCGGACATCGAAAGAGGAGCTAACAAGCTTACTTTCTGACGATTTTTTTGAATTTGGAAGCTCAGGGAAAGTGTTGTACAAAGATCAGGAGATTAACGAAGCGACGCTTGGAATCGTACAAATGACAATGAGTGATTTTGAAATACATTCATTATCTGAAGAGATCGTACTTGCCACGTATCGAATTTATAATGAGCTTAATAATCAGCATTCACTAAGGAGTTCAATTTGGAAATTAGTCGAAGGACACTGGAAGATGCAATTCCATCAAGGAACAAAAATTCCACAATAG